A single Nitrospinota bacterium DNA region contains:
- the folP gene encoding dihydropteroate synthase: MEPFSFPQNKTLVMGIINLSHDSFYEKSRYKTVEQAIRAAESMLEEGADILDIGAESSRPGSVPISPQEESKRLLPVLSQLVKVANVPISVDTYKPVVAQQVLQEGASIINDITGLQKYEEMAQTISRFKAGVILMHMQGSPESMQENPQYRDVLKEVLEYLRQSISIAVSAGIVRENIAVDPGIGFGKTDSHNLTLLNNINCFNELGQPVLLGVSRKSIIGNILDTPAEERLEGSLAAAVSGVMRGVSIVRTHDVLATRRAIKVAEAIMKEEI, encoded by the coding sequence ATGGAACCATTCAGTTTTCCACAGAACAAGACTTTAGTCATGGGCATTATCAACCTGTCTCATGACTCTTTCTACGAAAAAAGCCGGTACAAAACAGTCGAGCAGGCTATCAGAGCCGCTGAGAGTATGCTTGAAGAAGGTGCGGATATTCTGGATATTGGCGCGGAAAGCTCAAGGCCGGGGTCAGTGCCCATATCCCCACAAGAGGAGTCAAAACGTTTATTGCCGGTTTTGAGCCAACTGGTAAAGGTCGCTAACGTGCCAATTTCTGTGGATACGTATAAGCCAGTTGTTGCTCAGCAGGTGTTACAAGAGGGAGCCAGTATTATCAATGACATAACGGGACTACAGAAATATGAGGAAATGGCACAAACGATTTCGAGATTTAAGGCTGGGGTGATTTTGATGCATATGCAAGGTTCACCAGAGTCAATGCAGGAGAATCCACAATATCGGGATGTATTGAAGGAGGTTTTAGAATATTTACGGCAGAGTATTTCTATTGCTGTGTCTGCAGGAATTGTACGGGAAAATATAGCTGTAGATCCGGGTATAGGATTTGGTAAAACAGACTCCCATAATCTTACTCTTCTAAATAATATAAACTGCTTTAATGAATTGGGTCAGCCGGTGCTTTTAGGCGTATCAAGAAAGTCTATAATAGGCAATATTTTGGACACACCTGCTGAGGAGAGACTTGAAGGCTCACTCGCTGCTGCTGTATCTGGGGTGATGCGAGGAGTGTCAATAGTTCGCACTCATGATGTTTTAGCCACCAGGAGGGCGATTAAAGTTGCTGAAGCTATTATGAAAGAAGAAATATGA